The genomic window TATATGGCCAACAATACAATATTCATTAATAAATTTTTCAAGAAGTTTAATATATGCAAATCAAACTATAGCAGCATTTGTTTTTGGAGTGGTTGAGAGAGCCTTAATTCCATTTGGGTTACATCATATTTGGTATAATCCTTTTTGGTATCAATTTGGGGAATATACTAATGCAGCAGGACAGGTAATAATGGGCGATCAGACAATATTTTTTGCACAATTGAAAGATGGAGTCACTATTACAGCTGGAACTTTTATGACTGGAAAATTTCCTTTTATGATGTTTGGATTACCAGCAGCGGCTTTAGCAATGTATCATGAATCCTATTCAGAAAATAGAAAAGCTATTGCAGGATTACTATTTTCAGCAGCATTAACTTCATTTCTAACAGGGATTACAGAACCAATAGAATTTACTTTCATTTTTGTAGCACCCGTATTATTTGCTATTCATTGTATTTTTGCAGGGCTTTCATTTATGTTAATGCAATTATTAAACGTAAAGATCGGTTTAACTTTTTCTGGAGGACTTATAGACTTTTTAATTTTTGGAGTTTTTCCTAATAAAACACCTTGGTATTTTGTAATTATTGTAGGAATTATTTTTTCTATAATTTACTATATAGGATTTAGATTTATTATTAGAAAGCTAGATTTAGAAACACCAGGGAGAGAAGAAGAAGAGTTTGGTGTAGATATAAATCTGCAAGGAAGTGAATTAGCTAACAAGATTTTAAGTGCATTAGGTGGTAAATCTAACGTTACATATTTAGATTCTTGTGTAACTAGATTGAGAGTAACAGTATTAGATTTAAGTCAAGTTCGAAAAGGAAATTTAAGATCCTTAGGAGCAGCTGGAATAATGACAGTAGGAAATAACTTGCAAATAATATTTGGACCAAAATCAGATATTATAAAGGAACAAATTAAAGATGTAATAGAGGGAAGAGTTTTAAAAGAAATTCCTAAAAAAAAGGTTAATATAATGAATAAGGGAATAGATACTGGAATGAAAATTTTTATTCCTGTTTCTGGAAAGTTAATTGCATTAGAAAATGTACCGGACGATGTGTTTTCTATGAAGTTGATAGGAGATGGATTTGCTATAGACCCAATAGAAAATTTATTATTTTCTCCAGTAAAGGGGGAAATAATATCAATACTTCCTACTAAACATTCAATTACTATTAGAACTGAAGATGGATTAGATGTATTTATACATATAGGAATAGATACTGTAAAACTTAAAGGTGAAGGTTTTGATGTTTTTGTAAAGGAAAATGATATTGTTGATGTTGGTGATAAGTTAATAGAGTTTCCTAATTATTTGATGGCAGAAAAAATAAAATCAAAAGTAATACCAGTAATATTTAGAAATCTACCTAGAGGTGAGTTTGTATATTTTGAAGAAAATAAATTAGTTCAAGCAAAAGATAAAAATTTAATACAAATACATAAAAAGATAGAGAGTTAAATATATTATAAAGATTATATTTAAATAGATTTATTTGGTAAATTTAGCTTTATAACACCTTAAATTTAAAGTATAATAATATAAAGAGTGCAAATATCAAAATTAATTATATGAATAAAGGGAATGGTAAGCCAAGCCGTTCCCTTTTTATATTATAGAATAATATAATTATTAATGGAAAGAATTATATTTAAAATAAGTATAATTAAGGGGGATATATTATGGGGAAAAAAGATAAGAATATTATTGAATATAATTTTTATACAAAGGGTGAAGAAATAGCTAATGCAATAACACATGGTATAGGAACAATACTTTCAGTAGTAGGAGTTGTTTTTTTATTAATTTTGGCGGTAAAATCACAAAATACTTACAAAATATTAGGAACATCCGTGTATAGCTTTTGTTTGATAATATTATACTTAGATTCTACATTATATCATTCATTACCAGGTAAAATTACTAAAAAAGTATTTAGAATATTAGATCATGCATC from Clostridium septicum includes these protein-coding regions:
- the ptsG gene encoding glucose-specific PTS transporter subunit IIBC is translated as MRESIKNIFGGLQRIGKALMLPVALLPAAGLLLGLGVILQNPNFLDSAPILNLDWIRSMAIIMESSGNIIFNNLPLIFAVGVAVGLCDGDGVAGLAAIVGFLILNVTMGIAGGISTDMVSESPIYAYVLGIPTLQTGVFGGIIVGLVSSYLYHKFYNIELPEFLGFFSGKRFVPIVTALSGLVIGLILSFIWPTIQYSLINFSRSLIYANQTIAAFVFGVVERALIPFGLHHIWYNPFWYQFGEYTNAAGQVIMGDQTIFFAQLKDGVTITAGTFMTGKFPFMMFGLPAAALAMYHESYSENRKAIAGLLFSAALTSFLTGITEPIEFTFIFVAPVLFAIHCIFAGLSFMLMQLLNVKIGLTFSGGLIDFLIFGVFPNKTPWYFVIIVGIIFSIIYYIGFRFIIRKLDLETPGREEEEFGVDINLQGSELANKILSALGGKSNVTYLDSCVTRLRVTVLDLSQVRKGNLRSLGAAGIMTVGNNLQIIFGPKSDIIKEQIKDVIEGRVLKEIPKKKVNIMNKGIDTGMKIFIPVSGKLIALENVPDDVFSMKLIGDGFAIDPIENLLFSPVKGEIISILPTKHSITIRTEDGLDVFIHIGIDTVKLKGEGFDVFVKENDIVDVGDKLIEFPNYLMAEKIKSKVIPVIFRNLPRGEFVYFEENKLVQAKDKNLIQIHKKIES